The DNA segment tcccctcctccCAATGAGTGTTATCGTCAGTTATCGTGTGCCTAATATTTTGGTGATGGTAAAAATGTGCGACAACCACAGTAATAGATTAAGTGGTTGTGCAGGTGTAGCCAAGTTGAATCGAGTTCCTCAAGTGACACCGGATTCTCGCCGGCTCTTCTCAGACGCCCACATTGGTGCCGAGGTTGTGAAGGGACGGGTCTTCTTGTGTCTAAAAGGTGCGCACCTCCAGTTGGCTGCAGCCAGGGCGGCGTATTGCCTTTCACACGCTTCTAAAATACTCTCCGGGCAGAGGCTGAAAGGGTTACTGTTTCCCAAAGTGCTTCATTCTGCGCAGTCGAGAGGGGGCGGCTGAGTGGCGCCGTCGAGTCAGAGACGCACATTCGAAAAAACCCCGAGACATCATCAAGAAAGAAGCTGACAGTAAGGAAAGCAGCTCCCccctcctcactttttttttttttttcaaactggcACGCTGCCGTCCCTCGTCCCAGCCTCCTCTGCTCCTCTTCCCAAATGCCTTCAATGGCTCCCTGTCACAATGACTGGGCGGCAAGTGTCAAATAGATCCGGCAAATGCGCATTTTACGCATAGGGTACCTTGAAGCTTTTCTGAGTCACGCGTCTATTTAAAGGCACCATTGCGCCGCTTACTCACACTGACTCATTTGATTGGCTTGATCGCTTTCATGTTTGAAGGGTAATAAAAATACAACCCAAAAGAAAAGTTGAGCAATGTTTCatgggttttgttttttcttttttttttcccaccctcctctcctctcttctcctctcccctcctctcctctcctctcctctccgtgCAGGGTGGTCAGACTAGAATAGGCGCCGGTCTCCAAATACCTCAGTGGAACTTGTGTGCGGCGTCCAGAGCCTGCAGACAGACACCGTTTGACGTCTGCATCATATTTGAGCCATTATGTTAACACCTCTGCAGCACGGACATAAGGGGGGGTAgcattcaccccccccccccctccctccggtTGAAACAAATGCATGCCAGTTCTACTTGTGGTAGTCGAGCTATGCGCATCACGCAGTAATAAATCACAAACTTTCTGCACTCACTGTGGCCGTGGAGCGTCTGGCGGACGTCCTCCCGCCCCTCCCTTCTCCCGACATACACTATAAGCAGATGCATGATGAAAACATCGACTTTATTGCTAGAAACGTGACCATAACATGTACACTTGGATGCTGTtttcagttgtttattttttttttttttgtgtgtgtggcttttttttttttttttttaataattcaaGTAGACATCTCTCATAATTTTTTTTCCGGTATATTCTGCTATTCTCTGTCCTTATGTTCTATACTCACAAtcgttaaaataaataaaacgtacAGATTTGTTTTCTACAATACTATGTAttcccaaaagaaaaaaaaaagctgagttCACGCCTTTATATATAATCTTTAACCTCaacttcagtttttttttttttttttttttttacaacttaaTTAATATTGATATTAatattatacaaaaaaaaaaaaaactctaggCAGCATTGCAGTGAAATAACAGTcagttgaaaacaaaataaGGAGAAAGTTCGCCTCTTGGAGAGGTGTAGCATATGCATCATCAATGTCTCTTAGggggacgaaaaaaaaaataaagctctTCCATATGAAGTGCTGCTGTCCCCGCCCCCCCTTCCAGCCAAAATGTCTCCGGGCTGACAATAAAATATGGTCCTGGTTcaattcgaaaaaaaaaaaaaatagctgcatTCCTCTTGgtatttcacttttaaaatgctatataaaaaaatagatttgctATGGTGCCCACCTCCGTCGAGAGTTAACAGTGCAATAGAAAGCAGTCCACTCCGCACGCGCCCGGGATCAGCACGAACACTTGCACTCGGAGATGATGGGGTACTGCACCTGTATCCACGTGCAGTATTTCTGTCTTAAGAAGCCTTGGCAGTACCACCGCAGGAATATCTTGTTGATGGACTTGACAGGTTTGCAAGACATCCCCTCCGGGAAGGAACAGGAACGCTCCGAGAAGCAGTTGCCCTCCTTGACGTAGCGTGGCCAGAACCTCACGCCCAAATCCTTCCAGGTGTACACCACGGGACAGTGCGTGTAGGTCCACAGCCACTGCAGGAATTTCCTGCGCGCCTTCTTGCCCACCTTGACACGCTTCCCGTAGGGGGTCTCGCCCAGCTCCAGCTTCTTGATCTCGTTGGGCATGGGGCCCTGAAGCTTGACGTCGGGCGCCGAGTGGTTGCCGAGCGCCGGCGCGGCGACGGACATGAAGTTGGGGTCAAAGTGGCTGCCCAGCTTTTTCCTCAGAGTCCTCTCGGACAAGTCCTGTTCCCGGGGGTCGTAATCCGGGTCGGGGTCCTCCTTGAGGTCGGGTACGGGCAGGTGGTCGCTAGGGGATGGACGGAGGCGAAGGAAGTGCTGGCACACTCCGACGTGGACGCACAGCAGCATGTAGAGGAGCAGCGGAGGGTGAGAACTGCCCATGGTTCCTCTTGggacttttgtgttttttctttttttttcttttccttccacGCACAGCAAAATGACACCTACTTCAGAGGGGCCGCCTGACGCTTCATATATTTGACAAGTTCACCCACGGGCGACACTTTAAATAGACCACTTGACGCGTCAGCCTCAAATGAATAACAAAAAGGTGTTTGGATGCCTTCGCCCGGATTCACTTCGGGCTCCTCTGGGTTGTCATGGTTACCACCGGGACGACTTGAAGCCGCGGCGAAACAGTCACTGGATGACGGAGCTGCATGGAAACAGCTGCTTCCAAAAAGGTGCGCGGCGGTGAGGGCTGCGTTCTTACGCACCGACGTGCCCTGGCGGGACACGCTCCGCGCACTTGTcttagaaaaaagaaagaaaattcaaaaaaagGACAAGTTGTAGTATTCCAGCCGGAGTCTCACGTCAAAAGCCCATTTCGCTCCAAACAGCTCACTCTTATTATTCCACGTAATAagccgccccccaaaaaaaaaagagttgagtCCCCTTTCAATGTGTTCAAAGCTCCTTCTCATGCATGGCGAGAGTTCCCAAAATGTGGAAAGGCTGCGAGCAAAATCCTGCTTCTCCTTCTGCTACGGTGGCTGCCACAGAAGCTCCCCCACTTGAGTGGCGAGTGCGCGACTAtgcaggagagagagagcgcgcgcgagagcgagagagagagcgagcgagcgagagaaagagagagaggtagAGAACGAGTTGGCACCCCTTCTTCTGAGCCGGAGCACGCAGCGTGCGCGGGTGAGCGTGTCTGTAAGCGAGCGGGTGCTCAGTCCCAAGTTAAATATCCCCCTCCGACGTTACAAAGTGTCAGAGGGGCCTGCCCACCCCGGGCCACTCTCACTGATTGACAGTGCCCCCTTTGGaccacccccacccacccacccgcgCCGAGCCCTCCCCTCGCAACGTGGAAAATGTCAGCCACAATCACAGACCCGACTGGGTCCTAACCGACGCGCCGCACTTTTTCATGGGATTGATTCGAGCTCGGCTTTCAAGTCTTGCTGCGAGTGAGCGAGATGCACGCGCTAATAGTTTCAATACGCTGTCTATATGCCGCTTCAGCTCCCAATGGATGGGAAACGTTTaaggagaggaggaagagggtggAGGGGGAAAGGGGGCATCGCATTCCACCTTTGTTCATCAGGATTTGGGTCTACACAGGAATTGGCCCCGTTGAACTTAGGGGTCACAAAATAGGCACGTAATTAAGGGCTATAAATGGCCAGGGATAACCAAACGGAACTTTTCCCATGCTAAGCACTCATTGTGGCCCATGCGAGGCTAATATGAATATAAAAGAAACGCTTTGCAACTATAgtcattttttgcattttttggaTGGtctgacaaccccccccccctccaattaGTGAGTCCCCCCTTTTGGGTTGGTCACTAGAGGGCGTTCATCTAGCAGAGTGTGAATGGCCGGATGCTCTGTATGGGGTGCTTTCAGTACATGGGGGCTGCAACTCAATTAAATGACACTGTAAAACAACacaacttgtatttttttttaggggtgggggggctagaactgaaattaaatttgtttttaagcaATATTTAAGTCATAGAGGAAATTCCTGCTCACCCCTCCCTGGATGTCTCTTGGTGATCCATGACGAAGGTGGCAGCGTAGACGGCTCAGTGGGCAGCGGGGACAGTCGGGCTGAGCCGGTTACTGTAGGACGGTCGGTGTCCATTGTCTTCCCTCCACGGGCCTTAGGATGTCCGCGGAGCGAGCGAGCCCACCCTATGGGGGTCAGCGGCACTCGCCCTCCCCTCGGTAAAACTCATAGTGAGCGGAGGAGAGGTGTGCGCTgtggagaatccgagcactgccaaaaaaaaaaagaatgtgttttttttctgcctcaaAATGAAATCGATATTGAATTTGATTTGAATATTTAAATCTTAAATCTCTCCTGCACACCTGGCGATTGACCCTCGCATACACATTAAAAAATGCCTGCTTGTTTTTCTAACCGACTCGCTGGGTGGCGTTCGATTTGGAGTAGATTGGGTTACTTTTCCCTTTCGGTTGGGGTAATTATTTTGACCCAACAGATTGGGTTTTAAATTTTTTGGGGATAGCCAGTAGAATCTGGCCTAACGTCTGGAGCTTCGGGAGAGAAGGTGacgaaaaggaggaggaggggaggggcgctgGTGCCGAATGGCAGTTTACTGTGGAATGGCTAATTAAATAAGACCATAAAAGGAGCCCGGTTCGCTTTAACGAAGCCCGCCGACCTCTGGCGAGCGGGGCCGGGCTGTCGGTAGGCAAGGGAAGGGGGGGACGGGAGGTCGGCGGGTTAGGTTCGCCGAAAATTGGGCTTGTATAACAAGAGGACTTAGCTCTTTGGTTTTGCAGTGATTGTTCACGCTCCCTTAGGTCTCAATAGGGCGCATGGTGAGGCTGCGTTGGAGGGGGCGGAGTGGAGGAggatggaggggggggcagCCCTTAGGCACAGATAGGACCCCCCTTCTCCCCTTTGGCTGTGAATGCTATACACACatgacacatacacaaacacacactaacACCCCTATGGCTCCATACAAAGGACCCTAGCCAAGGTCCAGGCAGGAGCTTATCCAGCACGGGGGCACAGCAAGGGGCAGGCCTGGCCAGACTGGCTGGCTATGCCCACTGGGGATTGGTAGAATGGCACAGGGGGGTGGGAGGGACACTGACAGCTTGAAGAAGGgacgaaaaaaaacaaaaaacgtcaTCCTTTGAGGCAATGCCAGATGAGAAGATAAGTCATTTAAGTGGGAAATAGTTCAAGCGGCCTTTAAATCACGTCTGCGGCACAAGCAAATACTTTTGAGGATTTTTGGTGCTATCAAATTTGGGATGCACAAAATTTGGGTGCACAAATAAATGTCTTTCCATATCATCGCCTGTCAATATTGCTTTGGTCATGTTCTCCAGTCCTTCTCTAGttcttttctctctcccccGTTTTGGTCTCGGAGCGTTAACCCAAAGCAGATGGTTCGGGTAGCGTGTCAAAAATCTGTCTTCCGTTAACGCTACTTTTGAAgccctttctacatttttgtctctcccttaaaaaaaagaaaaaaaaaaaggatggctaagttatttatttttttgcaaaatggcCAGTAAACAGCATCAAAGTGTTTCTCGCTTTTACGATGACAAGCGGGCGATTAAAACTCTTGTCCAAGTCAGCGAGAGACTTGCGCCAGTCTGATGTAATCGTCTCCAAAGCGTGGCATGCTTCGTTTAGTTTCCATGCTGTTGTGATGGAGAAAACGTCTAGTTGCGATTCCCAGTAACCACGTCGTGGACGCCTTGtcgattttttattttggatttgAGATTTCACGCGCAATCAATCACGTTGCACGagccaataaaaaaagaaaacaacacacccTGACTCCTCCTACTATTATTTCGACCGGCAACTCCGAACTGGTGTGACCTCATGCCATTCCATTACTCACAtctccaaagaaaaaaaaaacctaaaaaacatgccatgttctttctttttactCATCATGTTCCCCAAGGAGCGATGAGGTTGGAATTAAATTGATCACCGCCTTCCGGAAAAAAATGGTGCATTCCGAAACGGCGGGAGGGCGTTCCCGCTGGTCTTGCCTATGGCAGGATGACATCATTGGCCCGTTGCCCGATTCCCATCGTTCACAATGGAGTCACTGTTGCCGTCTCCGCGGTGGCACAACAGCCGAGAGGGGACGAGCGGGCAAGATGGAGATAGAAAGCAACAAGGGGGGCAGGAGTGGAAGAAGGTTTCCACGCCAAAGATTTCTCGTTGACTCACCTTTGCGGGAACAGTCCGAGATCTCGTGAAAGTCATCAGGTGATCAGTTAAcctgagcataaaaaaaaaaagaagagaagcaATAAGTACAATTCATTACAATGCAGCCTGGCAAATGATGAAGGCGAGCGAGGTGAAACCCGACCACAAGGCATTCCGTGCGACCGCAAATCCatcgtgccgccgccgccgccgcgagcCCTCGTGTCTAAACGAAGCCGCTGACCACGACAGATGTTGCATGTGCGTTCTGTTGAGTCTGGAGCCAAGACACTTGGTAGACCGGCACTGgctaacaaaaacaaagccaagGAAAGTTGGTTCTGTTTAAACCCGGGCGGTTGCTTGAACCACTTTAAAGACCGTCCTGAAAAATCCAGAAAGTATTTGTACTTTGGCCCTCCCGACTGCGAAGTACGCAGGAGGCCGAGACGGCGACGGCTTGCCAAGGTGCCAGGCAGAACTGGGACGTCTCTGGCAAATGTCTCGCCGACATGTGAGCGCGCACCGCCGCCCGGGGGTTGCCTCGACGCTTGGGAACCAAACGGGACGGGGCGGCGGTCCGACAACGGGCCGAGTGTGCGCCGATAGATAGTTTGTCTAAGGGATGTAGCAGATGTTGACTCGTACTGGTTTGCTAATCGGGAGCCGCGAGCCCCCGGAGCCGTCAGCAAACACCAGCGTCtgcctttcttccccccccccccccgccggcCGGGGGGAAGATGCGGGATGAGGTACGCTGAAGTCATGAGCACTAAGTCAGAACTCaggaaatgttgaaaaaataaattcaaaaatatgaataaatgaaaaaaatggaattaaaaacaaagaaactaataaataatgacgcctcCCTCGGACTTCGAGCTGCTTATGTCTCAATGAAGGATGAATGCGTCTTTTTGTCTTTAATGGGAACAGCCAATTGATCAAATGCGACCTCATCAATCGCTCAAGAGGGAAAGAGCACGGAACGGGCCACAAAAGACAACCTATGTCAGCATCCACGGGGCAGCAGACAGAGGCCGTTAAAGGCATTCACACTCCAATAACTTTCACAAGTCCCGGACAGAAAGCGAGActgagcgcgagagagagaagtCGATCAACAAGGAGCTATTGATAGCCGACATCGAGAAGGCAAACAGAATCACAATTGTGGTTTGTGCCAATAACCTTGTTGACCTTATTTAACCTTGGATTTGGCCGGCCGGGGAGCTCCGAGAACAAGCGTGACCATTCACAAAAGAAAATTGGGAAATCCATGTTTGTGCTAGCATGAATATAACTATTGACATCTCGTCATTTCCATAACATTCGTTCCAATGACCAACCATCAATCCAATCAAGTCAGGCCGCGGGCGGTCTGAAGGGCGCTCGGCCGTTCGGGCCGCGGACCTGCAATgaaatatttgccttttttattAATCAAAACCACAATCATTCCTTAAGCTgagccaagttttttttttatttatttacccgaAGCACAGCCCCGCTAATCGTTTATTTTGCCTTCCTTTAAATGCGCTTTTTCAGATTTTTCCGCCGCCTTCTTGCTGCAGAAACATGTCAACATAACACTGATGTACAGTTTGCACATGTGAAATGAGCATTATGTTCCTACGGGCTTGGCAATAGTCACGTTGAACCACTGAAGTGTCTACGATAGGCAAGTATGAGCTTTCTCTACGTTTGCAAATACAAATGTATCCTTAGAATTTATTTTGCGCGACAGGTCGTTCTGCTACAATTTCAAtaaatgttttcatattttttttaatagcctcTTATTCACTTAATATCAACTTAAAACACCtgaaataaaactaaaataaagatTTTAACCTGagccaaaaataataaaaatacattttataacaCTAGCAAAAAATAGAGGCGCTCTTACAGAGGTGTCTGAGATAACGAGGATGTTATTTATGGTGAGAAGTCCAAACGTGTGGTCAGATTGAAAGACATAAAGACACACTTGAAAAACCTCAGTCTGTCTAgtaacagtgtgtgtgtgtgtgtgtgtgtggtgtaatTACAGCCAGGTTCCTGGTGTGGAGCCCAGTACAAATATCGTCAGTCTGTCTGTGGCATGCGGCGGTGCTGCCGACCTTCtccctctctcctctcctcccttCTTCATTCCTTCTCCGTTGCCTCCTGCCATAGGTTCTAATGGCGCGGCTGGCACCTTTCCAGACGATTTCTCCCGTGCGTGCATCTGCTGTTTACGAGCGACGTTAAAATGAGTCCTTCTCAATGCTCTGAGGAGAtcataacataaaaaaaaaaaaaaacaccgtgtgtgtgtgtgtgtgttgaaattAGTGATCCTGCTGGCTCCAGATGCTGTTTACCTGTCTTGTTTACCGGGCCATCCCAGGGCTAAGTCTCAATGCTGTGTATGTGTTTCCACTTCATGGACACACACAAGTTGAACATtttataaatacaattaaaaaaaaacaaatgcatacTCACCCTGGATAAGGAGCGATGGACGAGAAGTGTTTTGTGGGGACGTCATCAACAAAATAGAATTTGTTGTCGGGTCTGAAAATGACTGGCAGAGATGAATCTCTCTATCTGCCAGGTAAACACGCTGTGTGTGCGAGCGTATAAGCCCCCCCGCCGCCGCTTACTGCATCCAGGGGGATTTATTTGACCCCTTATTGCCAGCGGTGAGCCTGCGGTGGAGATGAAAGCATGCCTTCCCAGTGTGGCCCCAGTTTCTATAGCTATGGACACAACCTCACACTGCTCGGGGACAATGGCGGGGGCCCTGCcactcgccccccccccttttgccaGAGTCCCCCTTGGCTCCCCCATCCCATCCGTCACCGCAatcatattttcaaaacaataacacagccggggggggggggggggggggggtagtgtgtgtgtgtttgaactgGCGCTATGTGTTGTTATTTTTAGGCACGCGTTTATTTGGGGCCGGGTGTGAACATGCTTGTTTAACTTGTGTCAGGCTGGCTGTGGGCTCCTACAGTCACTTGTGAAGCAACTGTTTGCgtgcacacattttttttttttccttctatgtgtgtgtgagccAGGCCTTTGATGGCGTGGCCGGAGCGTGCCTAATGTGACTGCTCGCCGGGGTGGGGTGACACGGGGCTCTGCGGCGTGGATGAAGGCGTTGAGCTTCTTGCCCTGGTACCGTCTACCCTGCCTTGGTCCAAGGCTCCCCCTGCAAACTCGAAAGGAATAAAAGGAATCCCCGCCCCCCTGACGCcaagccccccccccgcccgaACATGTTTTCACAAGACATGACATCATCTCGGGTTGTGTGCAGTTTTCAAAAGCGTCCGTTGCGGAATGTGGCCTTCCTCCGTTTTGCTCCCGTTCTGCAAACCGTCCCAACTCGTTCATTGTtaggcaagcaaaaaaaaaaaaaagtctttgaatGAACTTTGACCCTAAGCCATGGCAAACAGAAAATAACCGATGCTGCAAAATAAACCCGTCCATCTACCTGAAGGGGCGGAGCCCCACGTGATGATGCCTGGACAGAAAACGGAG comes from the Syngnathus typhle isolate RoL2023-S1 ecotype Sweden linkage group LG18, RoL_Styp_1.0, whole genome shotgun sequence genome and includes:
- the nog2 gene encoding noggin-2, which encodes MGSSHPPLLLYMLLCVHVGVCQHFLRLRPSPSDHLPVPDLKEDPDPDYDPREQDLSERTLRKKLGSHFDPNFMSVAAPALGNHSAPDVKLQGPMPNEIKKLELGETPYGKRVKVGKKARRKFLQWLWTYTHCPVVYTWKDLGVRFWPRYVKEGNCFSERSCSFPEGMSCKPVKSINKIFLRWYCQGFLRQKYCTWIQVQYPIISECKCSC